In Candidatus Polarisedimenticolaceae bacterium, a genomic segment contains:
- a CDS encoding FixH family protein has translation MKGRAWPWMLVGLLVFGVGVNIGFLIVATGDPSFAVEEDYYGRALRWDETTREAASNAELGWTVAVEPTPSAKGPGWTDLALHVVDRDGNPVTGALVSVEAFHHARAADRLRVDLVASGERYAATLPMRRAGLWELRVRVEKGATTFTTVLDRELGGLR, from the coding sequence TTGAAGGGGCGCGCCTGGCCGTGGATGCTCGTGGGGCTCCTCGTCTTCGGCGTGGGGGTCAACATCGGCTTCCTGATCGTCGCGACGGGGGATCCGTCGTTCGCGGTCGAGGAGGACTACTACGGGCGCGCGCTGCGATGGGACGAGACGACCCGCGAGGCGGCGAGCAACGCCGAGCTGGGCTGGACGGTCGCCGTCGAGCCGACCCCCTCCGCGAAGGGGCCCGGCTGGACCGACCTCGCCCTTCACGTCGTCGATCGCGACGGAAACCCGGTGACCGGCGCGCTCGTCTCGGTCGAGGCCTTCCACCACGCGCGTGCGGCGGACCGCCTGCGCGTCGACCTCGTCGCGTCGGGCGAGCGCTACGCGGCGACGCTGCCGATGCGGCGCGCCGGCCTGTGGGAGCTTCGCGTGCGCGTCGAGAAGGGCGCGACCACCTTCACGACCGTGCTCGACCGCGAGCTCGGGGGGTTGCGGTGA
- a CDS encoding heavy metal translocating P-type ATPase metal-binding domain-containing protein: MPTELPVCAHCGLPVPPARVVAPSAEAFCCDGCASVHAILVGEGLDRWYALRDADARADRRAARTTGATFDAMDDPAYASVACRERPDGLREVDWVLEGVHCAACVWLVERLPRLAPGVVEARLDLPKSRLRLTWDPARTALSSIARRLDRFGYPPHPFRGARAEQARRAEERRMLVRLGITGACASNVMAIAFALWGGILGGMEREFDQFFRWASVAISLPALYWGGGVFFRGAWNALRARTLHMDVPIALGITGGFAHGVVNTIRGGGVVYFDSVTALIFLLLAGRWVQMRQQRRAADSAELLVALAPSTARRVEEDGIVREVPVEALLPGMRVEVRAGETFPADGVVAEGRTSVDRSLLTGESHPQAASAGDEVHAGTLNLAARVLVAVRTTGEATRVGRLMRLVEEHAARRAPIVQLADRISGVFVAIVLVLAALTALLWLRLDPARAFDHTIALLIVTCPCALGLATPLAVGAAVGQAARAGILIKGGDALERLSVAGRMWLDKTGTLTEGNLAVVAFEGDRGALRLAAALETHSSHPTARALAAFDPGAAELAAVDVVETRGGGIEGRVAGRKVLAGSIAFVRARGVVPDPATAARLAGWARDGRTPVVVALDGRVAAAAALGDRPREGTEAALARIRALGFRTGLLSGDHPDVAASVARRLGFEGDDVRAGATPEDKLEIVRAGAKEGPVFMVGDGVNDAAALAAATVGIAVHGGAEAALEAADVYVNRAGLGPVVEVLEGSRRAMAVVRRNLAFSFAYNALGVVLAMAGWINPLVAAVLMPLSSITVIVSSYRARMFDPPAHPEPAARRAAERPAEKAVA; this comes from the coding sequence ATGCCCACTGAGCTCCCGGTCTGCGCGCACTGCGGCCTTCCCGTCCCGCCCGCGCGCGTCGTCGCGCCTTCGGCGGAGGCGTTCTGCTGCGACGGGTGCGCCTCGGTGCACGCGATCCTCGTCGGCGAGGGGCTCGACCGCTGGTACGCGCTGCGCGACGCCGACGCGCGCGCCGATCGCCGCGCCGCGCGCACGACCGGCGCCACCTTCGACGCGATGGACGATCCGGCGTACGCATCGGTCGCCTGTCGCGAGAGGCCGGACGGCCTCCGCGAGGTCGACTGGGTCCTCGAAGGGGTCCACTGCGCCGCTTGCGTGTGGCTGGTCGAGCGTCTCCCCCGCCTGGCGCCGGGGGTCGTCGAGGCGCGCCTGGACCTTCCGAAGTCGCGTCTGCGCCTGACGTGGGACCCGGCCCGCACCGCGCTCTCGTCGATCGCGCGGCGCCTGGATCGCTTCGGCTACCCGCCCCATCCGTTCCGCGGGGCGCGCGCCGAGCAGGCCCGCCGCGCGGAGGAGCGCCGGATGCTCGTGCGCCTCGGGATCACCGGCGCCTGCGCCTCGAACGTCATGGCGATCGCCTTCGCGTTGTGGGGCGGGATTCTCGGCGGCATGGAGCGCGAGTTCGACCAGTTCTTCCGCTGGGCGAGCGTGGCGATCTCGCTCCCGGCCCTCTACTGGGGGGGAGGCGTCTTCTTCCGGGGGGCCTGGAACGCGCTGCGCGCCCGGACCCTCCACATGGACGTCCCGATCGCCCTCGGGATCACCGGCGGCTTCGCCCACGGCGTGGTCAACACGATCCGGGGCGGCGGCGTCGTCTACTTCGACTCGGTCACCGCCCTGATTTTCCTCCTGCTCGCCGGGCGCTGGGTCCAGATGCGCCAGCAGCGGAGGGCCGCCGACTCGGCGGAGCTTCTGGTCGCGCTGGCTCCTTCGACCGCGCGACGCGTCGAGGAGGACGGCATCGTGCGAGAGGTCCCGGTCGAGGCGCTGCTTCCCGGGATGCGCGTGGAGGTGCGCGCCGGAGAGACCTTTCCGGCCGACGGCGTGGTCGCCGAGGGACGGACCTCGGTCGACCGGTCGTTGCTCACCGGCGAATCGCACCCCCAGGCCGCGAGCGCCGGCGACGAGGTCCATGCCGGAACGCTCAACCTCGCCGCCCGCGTCCTCGTCGCGGTGCGGACGACCGGCGAGGCGACGCGCGTCGGACGCCTCATGCGCCTCGTCGAGGAGCACGCCGCGCGGCGTGCCCCGATCGTGCAGCTGGCCGACCGGATCTCGGGAGTCTTCGTCGCGATCGTGCTCGTGCTCGCGGCGCTCACGGCGCTGTTGTGGTTGCGGCTCGACCCGGCGCGCGCCTTCGATCACACGATCGCGCTGCTGATCGTGACCTGCCCGTGCGCCCTCGGGCTCGCCACTCCGCTCGCGGTCGGCGCCGCGGTCGGCCAGGCCGCGCGCGCGGGGATCCTGATCAAGGGGGGGGACGCCCTCGAGCGCCTGTCGGTCGCGGGCCGGATGTGGCTCGACAAGACGGGGACGTTGACCGAGGGGAACCTCGCGGTCGTGGCGTTCGAGGGGGACCGCGGCGCGCTCCGGCTCGCGGCGGCCCTGGAGACCCATTCCTCCCATCCGACGGCGCGCGCCCTCGCGGCCTTCGACCCGGGCGCGGCGGAGCTCGCGGCCGTCGACGTCGTCGAGACCCGCGGAGGCGGGATCGAGGGACGGGTCGCCGGCCGGAAGGTGCTCGCGGGATCGATCGCCTTCGTCCGGGCGCGGGGTGTGGTCCCCGATCCGGCGACGGCCGCCCGCCTCGCAGGCTGGGCGCGCGACGGTCGAACCCCGGTCGTCGTCGCGCTGGACGGCCGCGTCGCCGCCGCGGCCGCTCTGGGGGACCGCCCGCGCGAGGGGACCGAAGCGGCGCTCGCGCGCATCCGCGCGCTGGGGTTCCGGACGGGCCTGCTCTCGGGGGACCATCCCGACGTCGCGGCCTCGGTCGCGCGGCGACTCGGTTTCGAAGGGGACGACGTCCGCGCGGGGGCCACACCGGAGGACAAGCTCGAGATCGTGCGCGCCGGTGCGAAGGAGGGGCCCGTCTTCATGGTCGGGGACGGGGTGAACGACGCGGCGGCGCTCGCGGCGGCGACGGTGGGGATCGCGGTCCACGGCGGGGCGGAAGCCGCCCTCGAGGCGGCCGACGTCTACGTGAACCGCGCGGGACTCGGCCCCGTCGTCGAGGTCCTCGAGGGATCGCGCCGGGCGATGGCCGTCGTGCGGCGCAACCTCGCCTTTTCGTTCGCCTACAACGCGCTGGGGGTGGTGCTCGCCATGGCGGGGTGGATCAACCCCCTCGTGGCCGCGGTGCTGATGCCTCTCAGCTCGATCACGGTCATCGTCAGCTCGTACCGCGCGCGGATGTTCGACCCGCCCGCGCACCCGGAACCCGCGGCGCGTCGGGCCGCCGAGCGCCCGGCCGAGAAGGCGGTCGCATGA
- a CDS encoding sulfite exporter TauE/SafE family protein: MTAAALAVFGASLAGSLHCAGMCGPLVLLWAGEGEDPRAARFGHVAYNAGRLVAYAAMGAVAGAIGAAVEVTGAVAGFSGTAALLGGAFVALWGLHGVLGALGARVPRLAPPARWAGAAARAMRAVRGMPVPARAGLLGLLSALLPCGFLWAFVATAAGTGSPASGAAVMALFWSGTLPALVAVGAAARRIAGPLRRRLPLVTAAVVLVVGLAVVAKRAWPVHADPGSATTSGCCDHAH; encoded by the coding sequence GTGACCGCGGCCGCCCTCGCGGTGTTCGGCGCGAGCCTCGCGGGAAGCCTCCATTGCGCGGGGATGTGCGGCCCTCTCGTCCTGCTCTGGGCGGGAGAGGGCGAGGACCCGCGCGCCGCGCGCTTCGGGCACGTCGCCTACAACGCGGGCCGCCTCGTCGCGTACGCCGCCATGGGCGCCGTCGCGGGGGCGATCGGCGCCGCCGTCGAGGTCACCGGCGCCGTCGCCGGCTTCTCGGGGACCGCCGCGCTCCTCGGCGGCGCCTTCGTGGCGTTGTGGGGGCTGCACGGCGTGCTGGGCGCGCTCGGCGCGCGCGTGCCTCGCCTCGCCCCTCCCGCCCGGTGGGCCGGAGCGGCGGCGCGGGCGATGCGTGCGGTCCGGGGGATGCCCGTTCCGGCGCGCGCGGGTCTGCTCGGCCTCCTCTCGGCGCTGCTCCCGTGCGGATTCCTCTGGGCGTTCGTCGCGACGGCGGCCGGGACCGGCTCGCCGGCGTCGGGAGCCGCGGTGATGGCGCTGTTCTGGTCGGGGACCCTACCCGCCCTCGTGGCGGTGGGCGCGGCGGCGAGGCGGATCGCGGGACCGCTCCGGCGGCGCCTCCCGCTCGTGACCGCCGCCGTCGTCCTCGTCGTCGGACTCGCGGTCGTCGCCAAACGGGCGTGGCCCGTCCACGCCGATCCCGGATCGGCGACGACGTCCGGTTGCTGCGACCATGCCCACTGA
- the ccoG gene encoding cytochrome c oxidase accessory protein CcoG gives MPPATPPEVAPSTVLPTMNADGSRRWVRPKLSRGPYWRRRFAVAWALIVLFAVIPHLRMNGKPAILLDVVHRRFTLFGTTFLPTETLLLMLLLVGTFLLVFLLTAIYGRVWCGWACPQTVYMEFLYRPVETLLEGNRARQLKLDREGPDVRRFLKYGVFVLFSMFLAHTFLAYFVGTEALARWITRSPFEHPAAFLIMAGTTAAMLLDFGVLREQVCLVACPYGRFQSVLLDRRSLIVGYDAARGEPRSRLGTRPDRTAGPDCIDCRACVETCPTGIDIRDGLQMECIHCTQCMDACDTVMAKIGRPQGLVRYTSRDELAGAKPRRLRARLLIYPALLVVAWGALGVALARRESAEVTLLRGIGVPFTILPDGQVSNQMRIKIANRGDTDRSYRLELVDAAGLTLVAPDNPLHVPADKLVETTAFVVGDDDAIPGGMRNVVLRVDDGAGFTAEKPWRVLGPEED, from the coding sequence ATGCCCCCCGCGACGCCCCCCGAGGTCGCGCCCTCCACCGTCCTGCCGACGATGAACGCGGACGGGTCGCGCCGCTGGGTGCGGCCGAAGCTCTCCCGCGGGCCCTACTGGCGTCGGCGCTTCGCGGTCGCGTGGGCCCTCATCGTGCTGTTCGCCGTGATCCCCCACCTCCGGATGAACGGCAAGCCCGCGATCCTGCTCGACGTCGTGCACCGCCGCTTCACGCTGTTCGGAACCACGTTCCTTCCGACCGAGACGCTGCTGCTCATGCTGCTGCTGGTCGGGACGTTCCTCCTGGTCTTCCTGCTCACCGCGATCTACGGCCGCGTCTGGTGCGGCTGGGCGTGCCCGCAGACCGTCTACATGGAGTTCCTCTACCGGCCGGTCGAGACGCTTCTCGAGGGAAATCGCGCCCGCCAGCTCAAGCTCGACCGCGAGGGCCCCGACGTCCGCCGTTTCCTGAAGTACGGCGTCTTCGTCCTGTTCTCCATGTTCCTCGCGCACACCTTCCTGGCCTATTTCGTGGGCACCGAGGCGCTGGCGCGCTGGATCACCCGCTCGCCCTTCGAGCACCCCGCCGCGTTCCTGATCATGGCGGGGACGACCGCGGCGATGTTGCTCGACTTCGGCGTCCTGCGCGAGCAGGTGTGCCTCGTGGCGTGCCCGTACGGACGATTCCAGTCGGTGCTGCTCGACCGCCGCTCGCTCATCGTGGGGTACGACGCCGCGCGCGGGGAGCCGCGATCGCGCCTGGGGACGCGCCCCGACCGCACCGCCGGCCCCGACTGCATCGACTGCCGCGCGTGCGTGGAGACCTGCCCGACCGGGATCGACATCCGCGACGGCCTCCAGATGGAGTGCATCCACTGCACGCAGTGCATGGACGCGTGCGACACGGTGATGGCGAAGATCGGTCGCCCCCAGGGCCTCGTGCGCTACACCTCGCGCGACGAGCTCGCCGGGGCGAAGCCCCGGCGCCTGCGCGCGCGGCTTCTGATCTACCCGGCCCTTCTCGTCGTCGCGTGGGGCGCGCTGGGCGTCGCGCTCGCCCGCCGCGAGTCCGCGGAGGTGACGCTGCTTCGCGGCATCGGCGTTCCGTTCACGATCCTGCCGGACGGCCAGGTGTCGAACCAGATGCGGATCAAGATCGCCAACCGCGGCGACACGGACCGCAGCTACCGGCTCGAGCTCGTCGACGCCGCCGGCCTCACGCTCGTCGCGCCGGACAACCCGCTGCACGTCCCCGCCGACAAGCTGGTGGAGACGACCGCGTTCGTGGTCGGCGACGACGACGCGATCCCGGGAGGCATGCGCAACGTCGTGCTGCGCGTCGACGACGGAGCCGGCTTCACCGCCGAGAAGCCCTGGCGCGTCCTCGGACCGGAGGAGGATTGA